In the genome of Impatiens glandulifera chromosome 6, dImpGla2.1, whole genome shotgun sequence, the window CAATgcttgtgctcgtcgtggagctcattgaGTGCCGCCGTTGAACTCCGTCGCCGGCgagattagagagaaggaggagaaaagcggaagggaagagagagaagaagaagaaaagaaatgaaaaaaagatggtcagattttattatatagtaagggtattctggacttttcacagcgtctcacttcgcgaaacgcgaagtcccttcgcgttacgcgaaaagggtaatttcgtccaaaaaaaattaagtggtcaccagatcaatttcaattatctgGTGACCACGGATGCAATTTCCCTTATTTgcagggtcatttcgtccaatttcccgtTGATATTATCTCAAAAATTGGATTGAACAAAGATAAGACAAGAATTGTAggaataaaattgaattataaaaagaaattgtattttttttatgtaatgtattttaaataaaaataaaatatgtgttattttaatatttatttaatatattttattttaatatataatatttaaattatttaattaagtattattaattttaattatatatattatatattagaaatgtTTTGGAGAGAAATTTGGGAAAGGAAATTAGAGAGGGaaaattttttctcttttctctcttattgtttatcttttttcgtaagtaattaataatgtagTCCCTCTCTAATTTTATCtttcaaattaacaaaaattaagtatattttgggaatgaaaataaaaaaataaatttattaaaaaaaaatttgaaatttgggTAGACATGAAATTGCCTCTTGAAATATTGGGGGATCCCACATAATTTAAGTCTTCAAGGAATCAAGAGCATCCATATAATCAATAACTTTTCATGACAAATATCAAACTTgtataaagtaataaaaaatagaaaattttagaattttcaacAATCAAAGGTAGAATTGTGAGTTTTGGAAATATCTTAACTGAAATCAAATATTTCGACACCCATATACCTACTCAAAAGTGACTCTCAATATCACTCTCGTGATCCAAATTCTATTTATAACGTGAAGAATACACCTTCACAGGAATCAACTCACCAAAATAAATGCCACAATAATAATGCTTCCAATTTTCCTTACTTCAGTTGCACTTAATTTATtgttactttttctttttcccaTAAAgacaaactaataaaaatgctggtaagaatttcaaaacaagataaaagaattatattcAAAATCTAGTATTTGATGATGAAGATATTGCTGAAGTCTAATCAAACATATCACAAAACtcttatcaatttattaattaaaatatttttatttcaataataaaatctcTATTTAGCCTTAGAAACGCATGCATGTTGCGTGACCAAAATATCATAATGTTTAGTTTTGtattccaaaataaaaaccctaatattcatatatatatttttaaatgttgggatttgcttcttcttcagatTGCGACTAATTTTCGCAGATTAAATACATCGCCCGCAAACgcatttaaccaattaattagGCGAGCGAAACTTGCCGCATAACGGACTCGAACTCAAGATCTCAGGGAGGCTATGATATCCACCTCGCTAAGCTAAAAAGATGTATCTAATATCCATATGTTAATTGAGGGTGTTTAGacatatattcaattttaaataaatctcacATATCATATCATGCTATTTAAACTtgtgattgattaaaaaaatcatcaagTTTGAAAATCTGGAACGATATCCATATGttgtgaggggaattaattttaggATAATCgaaaatttaagttttagaaaactgattttttttagaCTAACTCTATAACTTATCATCTCGTCGATTCTGAAAGAGATTGagatatttaatagaaaatatgtcatacgcttttttttttttttttttgaatttttaatcaATCTCACGACTAAAGAGTTgtcacataatttaaaaaaattaggaaattaagataGGTGAGTTTGGCGTTTGATTACGAGTGAGAAAAaagttttttagacgctatatCACGCAACGTCCCGAAAAtctttactaattaattttggccattatttaaattttttaaactttactttttagaattttctattttaacattttaaggATAGCATAAGAGAAAAGGCAAGGAAGAATAAGAACAAAGACAAACCTAGAAGCCTAAAAAAGTAATCCACATACAAGGTTTTTTCTAAAGGATCAAGACTAAGAAGACTAAGCACATTATTGAtcaatattttagttgatgtctaatttgatttttaagaattttgttGAAGTGATTGATAAATATTGTGGAGgctctatttatatttttaattttttttgtttataaaaattttgagttcaaGAGAACTCATACAAAAAAATCCTAGTCTAAGTTAggttagatttaatttttagttaagtgtttaattttaaaatttttattctaACATAGGATCAAACAAACCACAAACCTATTTAAGAAGATAAACAAAGCCTCAAAAATAAGCTTAAATCTATAATGCAtgaatataaaacaaaataaaaaaaattagaccgtggctaagcaaaaaaaaaaaaaacagcctTTCGATCGCAAATCAAACCGAACTCGGGAGCAGGTCTCTTCTGTCGGTCCTAGGGTACATCGGTCTTCAGCTCTCGGTCCTAGCGCGCTACAACCTTTGGTCGATCCTAGCGTGCAACAACATTCAACCATCGATCCTTGGTCAACAACATCCATCCATCGATCCTTGGTCAACAACATCCATCCTCGGTCGGCAGCCAACAACAACAAGCTTCCCCTCCTCAGTCGACAACAAGCGATGGCTTCCCTCAGGTGCAGGATCTTCGGTTGGATGCCAAGTATCGAGCGTGGAATGTAGCTAGTAGCGGGTGTAGATTCTTTGGTCGCGGTTGAAATCTGGGCGCAATTCACTGGTCGCTGGCTTTAGTATGTGCAGAAGTCCTCGGTCAACAGCGTGCAACAGGTCTCTATCGAGTGCAAATCCTCGGTGGCGTGCAACGGCCTCCAGTCGGTCCTAGGCGAGTAGCAAGTCCGTTTTCTCAGTCCTAGGTGAGCAACAAGTCTCCATCCGGTGTCGAATATAACCCTAAGAGATTAACTATTtggtttagaaaaaaataaaacctaaGGGCTATCTATCGGTTTGGATGTGTCGGTTGGATGTGTCGGGAAAGCTAACACGAGTTTCCATCGCTCGGTCGGAAGGAAACCAGCAGCAACGGCTATGGGTGCAGGATCAGCAACATGGTGGAATTCCTCGGTCCCAAATGTTATCTTATGAAAAGCTAAGATTTTTTAATATCCAATATATGTTAATTGAGTGTGCTTACTGCTTagatcaatatttaattttaaatctaaaatttgatgaaaactagtaatttgaaaaacaaaaatatggtATTCTTGACATTAATAATGGGGTCTACCATTTATGATATCCTCAAACAAACGCAAAACCGCAATTAATTAAACCCCAAGTAAGAAACGATCTATtctgctatatatatatatatatataacatctttttctctctctctataaatatatttcatattttgtttgctATGgtgagagaagatgaagaagagagcAAATGCCGTCTGGTGAAAGAGATCTGCGATATTTCTTCACGCGCCGTCACATGCTTTCATCGTCACCGCCATCTCGGACTCCACCCGTTTATTGACTGGTATCTTGTTCTTCGAGTAAGTTCTTACCCATATCCAGAAACCAACGCAGCATAGGGTTGAGGTGACtcatactattttttatatttaaatttaatatttatataaattttaatatataaagttattatttgagattttttattttattggattaagatgaaattaaaaaaaaatgtataaaaaatttcatttttgatatggatgatattttaaattgttaatgtagagataaatatttttatttttattttcataaaagtCATGTATATTTgagacaaataaaattattttttattttatatattatataattattagttataaatacataatttatttatttataaatttaaaagtgttataaatttttatttttatttttttaatattatttttatattatagtacatgagtttgtatttggtatgtttttaagtattataaaagattaagttttatgttataaaattttaataaattttatattagttaagAACAATGatatgatgagagaatttgGAGAATGAAATAGTAGAGTGAATGAtgtgacatttttaaatttaattattttcaattatattttttatttcattttttaatgtcaattccaaagtttatcttcattttgtttttcaagtCCACaccttaaatataattttggatCCGTTCATGTCCCTatcattctttttttatatgttttccaagtattttattaatattttttttaataaaaacttttaaaaataaataaatttggatgAAAATAGGTGGAGGAGAATGCTAAGTTGGATGTGATCAAGAAGCAATATCATAAACTAGGTAATTGCGGAGCTTGTTTTATTTTGGGTTATTGGGTATTTTTGttgggtttttgaaaaagattgtgttccattaaaataaaaaaaaatgaaaattttatttatgttttttaatttattaaattattataatatcttatttaaaattttaaattttaaaattcataaaaaaaatattttaattaattaatttagtaattaaataattaaaataaattaattttagattaaaaaaaccATCATCGAAGAACTcctataaaaattttaaaaaatgcatattatattaaaataagattttttttaataatttggttatgagtcaaatttatttatgtgcatacaaatattttatttatgcaGAATGATAAAATGTgtgaaatttgaataaataaaaacaaaaaaaaattaatttttggcatgtatgtaattatatatatatatattaaattattattaattatagtaattataaataatatatatataaatatatattaatattattaatattattaattttgttaaaaaaatttaaaaaccataatattaaaatattttattattttataatataataattaagtaaaaagattaaatatatattaaaaacaatattttataataaaaaattatttatctaaaaatacatttaatttaagGGAATtagaattaacattaaaattccaattctaatttttgtagaattgatattaatttcattccattcatatgattgattggaaaattatataattataatttaatttcaatttttatattggtaaaaaaaatatataatacaaataaatttaatatatattatttattttattaaaatattagtttaacaCAACCaattaatatctaaaaaaagacattttaactttttaaattcaaaaacaaaatataaatataaccttttaactttttaaattaatatatatatatatatattaattaattcaaaatactaacttactaaattaaaaaaaatatatatattttaacttattaaattatttttttttattaattttaaactttaatagtattttaaattataaaataataaattattttatttaaaaaaacataaaaaaaatatgaaatgataATTCAAACCTAAAAAGAATGGAGTGAGAACTATAAAATActctatattaattttattaaattataattataattcaaattcttaatattagagatttataaaagaatttgaATTGTAACTTTTCTAATTCGAATATTAATtccaaaacaattaaatattttcatattaaaaaaattgtgagaatttaaataaattaaaagtgaaTTACATTGACATTTTGTGATAAaagttaattttgttttcaaatttatagacataaacaaaatattttcaatacataaataatttgattttgacaGCTTAACTTAAAGTAATAGATAAATATAgtattattcaatattattatataaatataatattattcacaATAAGATATAGGTATAAAAAGAAGAGTCTAATTGACTTTATTGAaacatgttttattaaattggctgaattgaaataaattaaatttataataatgaaagtATCTTATATAGATAACATTAATATAGGAATAAGACTCTAAATAGAAATAGAATAATAacaattaactaaaataatttagacaTAATTAGTATTAGTTATTGTGTATTgtattgttaattaaatttgactttGATTTCAATCTTAGATTATTAATGTGAACTAACAACTTTGCACTATTTTGacaataactaatatttaatcatttttattaatttgcagCTTTGAGGCTTCATCCCGATAAGAACAAACATCCTCAAGCTGAAGCTGCATTCAAGCTTCTTCACCAGgcaaatttataaacattaattcatatttttaaattacttattttatatttaatatagacCAAAATGACAATTTGAGGCTCCTTCAGGGGAAATTTGAGCAGATGACCCTAAAAACAGGGTGAAATGCGGAAAGTGATGgtagataatttaaatagcgctggtgaccatTTTTACTGTTTTcggacgaaaatgccccagttGCGTCATGCAACCTCagattgcgtgacgcaattttttatttttttatttttcaaaaaattttaattatgaaatttttttcgACGAAAATGCCCCAACTGTGtcacgcaactccagttgcgttacgcaatcgcgagacggaaaaaaaaatttgaaaaaaaaaaaattctgattgcgtcacgcaactggagttgcgttacACAATGGtacaattgtcattaaaaaaaatagagtcacccgcgctatttaaattatacacTCGCACAATTGGTGATTCACCCTATCAGTGGGGTCATCTGCTCAAATTCCCCCTTTCAGGAAGTCATttgaaattttggattttttcatttaaattttataatttttcaggAGGTCATTTGAGGCTCTCAAGAGGCTATttgttaaagttatataaaCGAGATTTtgttaaacaattttaaaacgTCGTTAACATATTATCTACATAATCGTTaacacatttataaataaataaaagattaatgtCGCCAATTTAATTACCAAATTTCATcgaattaatagttttaattatcGATTTTCTGAAATTCGATAGTCAAAATCATTATTCTGAtaaaatttgatagttaaattCCATAATATTTATGACCCAAATAAGAAACTCCAATTTGACCATTTCcgcatttaatatatataactcttaTTTGTGCATATGTAGGCTTACATATGTTTGAGCCATGACTTTAGAAGACAAGAATTCAACATGGAGAGGCAGAAGAAGCTCTATGCAAAGTGTTGCTGCTCCATTAATAGATCATCAATAATCTCCATTGCTAACATCAATAATACAACAAGTTCTTCTAAAGATTTATTCGACTTTAGAGCGAAACTATCGGAAGAGATGAGAGTAATCGATAATTGCTTGAAGTCAAGAAGAACACGAGTCTTTAACAAGAACTCGTCTTCTTTACCTGTCTTTAATCCTTCGGATTACCTTCCACATGGCTATCCTCACCATAGATTAAACATTGGAAGGACTTTTCCATTCCAAACAGATCATCAGAGGAGTTCTTGATGAGTCAATTGTTTGTCACCATATATATTATTGGAAActctttttaaaattgtttgttacttcaaataatatatattttgtggaTTTGACATTGATCTGTTACTTGATTTCAATTttcacaaaatataatatttctaatCTCTTATTTGCTTTTAGGTTTGTAACAAATGcatttttttcctttcaaaTTTCTTATACATAAGCTCccaatatatttgaatatttgaacaaaattaaaaaaataatttctctttataCCAAGTAAACATTAATTCTTTAATACTAATCTAATTATTATgaacatcatttattttatcatatttatcacatataaaaacattaatggaaaaatatatgataatgtGTTTCATTTTTCTTT includes:
- the LOC124941076 gene encoding dnaJ homolog subfamily B member 3 — encoded protein: MVREDEEESKCRLVKEICDISSRAVTCFHRHRHLGLHPFIDWYLVLRVEENAKLDVIKKQYHKLALRLHPDKNKHPQAEAAFKLLHQAYICLSHDFRRQEFNMERQKKLYAKCCCSINRSSIISIANINNTTSSSKDLFDFRAKLSEEMRVIDNCLKSRRTRVFNKNSSSLPVFNPSDYLPHGYPHHRLNIGRTFPFQTDHQRSS